One Synechococcus sp. CC9605 genomic window carries:
- a CDS encoding inositol monophosphatase family protein — MVKSVLSEDQLGSIHQLLDRIRARQLQDFGQIGSDVKADGSLITDCDRWSDAALVEGLASIAPGEGVLSEEGSKKVPNTRAYWVVDPLDGTTNFAAGIPYWAISVARFVDGRPSEVFLDVPALNQRFVALRGRGATRNNQPLTSETRALATSACVSLCSRSIRVLQRKPDQRFPGKIRLLGVASLNLVSVAMGQTIASLEATPKIWDLAAAWLVLDELGCPIRWLDADPAQLSPGEDVADRGFPMLAAGSWAHLARFLPWGEALVRR; from the coding sequence GTGGTGAAGTCGGTGCTCAGTGAAGATCAACTGGGCTCCATTCATCAGTTGTTGGATCGCATTCGTGCTCGACAGCTTCAAGACTTTGGCCAGATCGGCTCAGATGTGAAGGCGGATGGTTCGTTGATCACAGACTGCGATCGCTGGAGTGATGCCGCTCTGGTGGAGGGACTGGCCAGCATCGCTCCAGGTGAAGGTGTTCTCAGTGAGGAAGGATCGAAAAAGGTTCCGAACACGCGGGCCTACTGGGTCGTGGATCCCCTCGATGGGACTACCAACTTCGCAGCGGGCATTCCCTATTGGGCGATTTCCGTGGCCCGTTTTGTCGATGGCCGTCCCAGCGAGGTTTTCCTGGATGTGCCAGCACTGAACCAACGCTTTGTCGCTTTGCGGGGCCGCGGAGCAACTCGAAACAATCAGCCCCTCACTTCGGAGACTCGAGCCCTGGCCACCAGTGCTTGCGTTTCGCTCTGCAGCCGTTCGATTCGCGTGCTGCAGCGCAAACCGGATCAGCGTTTTCCTGGGAAGATTCGTCTGCTTGGCGTCGCCAGCCTCAATTTGGTGAGCGTTGCGATGGGGCAGACCATCGCTTCACTGGAGGCCACGCCCAAGATCTGGGATTTGGCGGCGGCTTGGTTGGTGCTCGATGAACTGGGTTGTCCGATTCGTTGGTTGGATGCGGATCCTGCACAGCTCTCTCCCGGAGAAGACGTCGCTGATCGTGGATTCCCGATGTTGGCGGCCGGTTCATGGGCACATTTGGCCCGTTTTCTTCCCTGGGGAGAGGCACTGGTTCGGCGCTGA
- a CDS encoding TolC family protein: MRRITASICLVAGVVSSGISPALGQDAPQVESASLDQSTLPDAIDLKGARPKADSSVLAPAVDALPASLEPLAAPPSLALPDSPSQVRIRELRPVTLEEAIQLAEFNSPQLKASASQVDQAKSALRAAIAAWYPTVDLSASGLPEYFKSYSYRNPDFVPDRVVQKPTGQIDPTTGEEILRPETRDGYKERYGREWRLNVGLKVSWDLINPARVPQIAAARDQFERARESYLIALRDLRLETSTAYFDLQEADEGVRIGQASVKASLVSLRDARARFNAGVNTKLEVLEAETQLARDRNLLTTNLGQQSVSRRNLAVVLDLPQDVTPTAATPARPLGLWTPSLQESIVAAYNYREELDQLILDISINHSQANASLAAVQPVLSFVNSTTTSRTQGQTGQTSSDIDMGDFTYGIQNSMALTANWRLFDGGRARAEYRRSKQASEESRFNFARTRDQIRLEVEQSFFDLRTAIQNIDTTSSEVLSSRESLRLSQLRVQAGVSTQREVVDNQRDLTNAELRYTGAIKAYNTSLAQLRRRTGLDALVSCNAVSLPATNQELEQPFIPIEPTPLKTACPSVATAGSSMNQNQDSPVQPLW, translated from the coding sequence GTGCGCCGGATCACCGCGAGTATTTGTCTCGTAGCGGGCGTTGTTTCCTCCGGTATCTCACCTGCTCTTGGTCAAGACGCTCCTCAGGTTGAGTCGGCCTCGTTGGACCAATCCACGCTTCCGGACGCGATCGACTTGAAGGGAGCACGGCCCAAGGCCGATTCCTCGGTCTTAGCTCCAGCAGTGGATGCTTTGCCTGCATCCCTCGAACCGCTGGCTGCCCCCCCCAGCCTTGCCCTTCCAGATTCGCCGTCTCAGGTGCGCATCCGTGAACTGCGCCCGGTCACCCTGGAAGAAGCCATTCAGCTGGCCGAGTTCAACAGCCCCCAACTCAAGGCTTCAGCCAGCCAGGTTGATCAGGCCAAGTCTGCGCTCCGTGCAGCCATTGCTGCTTGGTATCCCACCGTCGACCTATCGGCCAGTGGACTTCCCGAATACTTCAAGTCGTACTCCTACCGAAATCCAGATTTCGTTCCTGATCGGGTCGTTCAGAAACCCACAGGCCAGATCGACCCCACTACTGGTGAAGAGATCCTCAGGCCCGAGACTCGGGATGGGTACAAAGAACGTTACGGCCGCGAATGGCGTCTCAACGTCGGCTTGAAGGTGAGTTGGGATTTGATTAATCCCGCACGGGTTCCTCAGATCGCCGCAGCTCGTGATCAATTTGAAAGGGCGCGAGAGTCTTACCTGATTGCCTTACGTGATCTTCGTTTGGAGACCTCGACGGCCTATTTCGATTTGCAGGAAGCAGATGAAGGTGTGCGTATTGGTCAGGCTTCTGTCAAAGCGTCACTGGTCAGCCTCCGTGATGCACGGGCTCGCTTCAACGCGGGGGTTAATACCAAGTTGGAAGTTTTGGAGGCTGAGACTCAACTGGCCCGTGACCGCAATCTGCTGACGACCAATCTCGGTCAACAATCAGTGTCGCGTCGCAACCTCGCTGTCGTACTCGACCTCCCCCAGGACGTCACTCCCACGGCGGCAACGCCTGCGCGACCTTTGGGCTTGTGGACCCCATCACTTCAAGAAAGCATCGTTGCGGCTTACAACTATCGCGAGGAGCTCGATCAACTGATCCTCGATATATCGATCAACCACAGCCAGGCGAATGCGTCTTTAGCTGCTGTTCAGCCTGTGCTCAGTTTCGTGAATTCCACCACGACCTCCCGTACCCAAGGCCAAACCGGGCAGACGTCGAGCGACATTGATATGGGCGACTTCACCTATGGCATTCAGAACAGCATGGCGTTGACGGCGAATTGGCGGTTGTTTGATGGTGGTCGCGCCAGGGCCGAATACCGGCGTTCCAAGCAGGCCTCTGAAGAGAGCCGGTTCAATTTCGCGAGAACCCGTGATCAGATCCGGCTTGAGGTTGAGCAAAGCTTTTTTGATCTGCGAACAGCTATCCAGAACATCGACACCACATCGAGCGAAGTCCTCTCATCGCGGGAATCCCTGCGCTTGTCACAACTGCGGGTTCAGGCCGGCGTTAGCACCCAACGGGAAGTGGTCGATAACCAGCGCGATCTCACCAACGCCGAGCTTCGCTATACGGGTGCCATCAAGGCCTACAACACGAGCCTGGCGCAGCTGAGACGTCGAACAGGATTGGATGCTCTTGTGTCCTGTAATGCGGTTTCACTGCCGGCCACCAACCAGGAACTTGAACAACCGTTTATTCCGATTGAGCCCACGCCGCTTAAGACCGCTTGCCCATCGGTGGCTACCGCAGGTTCATCGATGAACCAAAATCAGGACAGTCCTGTTCAACCTCTGTGGTGA
- a CDS encoding TIGR03279 family radical SAM protein: MWNEPSVGVAVAALDPSSSGRQPQPAVVASVEPGSIGEELGFEPGDQLLSINGIRPRDLIDYRYLCVEEELCLEVRDAKGALHRVELEKDADDGLGLAFTEALFDGLRQCNNNCPFCFIDQQPPGRRDSLYLKDDDYRLSFLYGSYLTLTNLGESDWQRIEDQRLSPLFVSVHATDPDLRSRLLVNPRAAQVMDQLAWFDQRDLQIHAQVVVCPGLNDGAALERTLNDLASFAAGPWPAVLSAAVVPVGLTRFRPADDGLVPVDPDCARRVIAQVEPMQQHFQEVLGTRFAWLSDEWYLVAGLPLPPRDNYEDLPQQENGVGSIRAFLESLDAATEDLPTAVPEPRRCSWVVGQIVVQALQPVAERLNAVDGVEFHLIGLPSPYWGQEQVVTGLLTGQDLLSGLQGQELGDELLLPSVMLRQGEPVFLDDMTLDDLAVQLPVPIQIVHGAADVVDSVLGAVGKSP; encoded by the coding sequence GTGTGGAATGAGCCATCCGTCGGGGTTGCCGTGGCAGCCCTCGATCCAAGCAGCAGTGGTCGGCAACCGCAGCCCGCGGTGGTGGCGTCTGTGGAGCCCGGCTCGATCGGGGAGGAGCTGGGTTTTGAGCCGGGCGATCAGTTGCTCAGCATCAATGGAATTCGCCCGCGCGATCTGATCGATTACCGCTACCTCTGCGTTGAGGAGGAGCTCTGCCTCGAGGTGCGTGATGCCAAGGGTGCGCTGCATCGGGTGGAGTTGGAAAAGGATGCCGATGACGGCCTTGGGCTGGCCTTCACTGAGGCCCTATTCGATGGCTTGCGCCAGTGCAACAACAACTGTCCGTTCTGTTTCATTGATCAGCAGCCCCCGGGGCGGCGCGACAGCCTTTACCTCAAAGACGACGATTACCGGCTGAGTTTTCTCTATGGCTCCTATCTGACGCTCACCAACCTGGGCGAGTCCGACTGGCAGCGGATTGAGGACCAGCGTTTATCGCCGTTATTTGTCTCGGTGCACGCCACGGATCCCGACCTGCGTTCACGACTGCTAGTGAATCCGCGTGCTGCTCAGGTGATGGACCAACTCGCCTGGTTTGACCAGCGTGATCTGCAGATCCATGCCCAGGTGGTGGTTTGTCCGGGGCTGAATGACGGTGCTGCTCTAGAGAGAACACTGAACGACCTCGCCTCCTTCGCGGCTGGCCCCTGGCCGGCGGTGCTGTCTGCGGCGGTGGTGCCGGTGGGGCTTACCCGCTTCAGGCCGGCGGATGACGGATTGGTTCCTGTGGATCCGGACTGCGCCCGCAGGGTGATTGCTCAGGTGGAACCCATGCAGCAGCACTTTCAGGAGGTTTTGGGCACCCGTTTTGCCTGGCTCTCCGATGAGTGGTATCTGGTAGCGGGATTGCCCTTGCCGCCCCGGGATAACTACGAGGATCTCCCGCAACAGGAAAACGGCGTGGGCAGCATCCGTGCCTTCCTTGAATCCTTGGATGCAGCGACTGAGGATTTGCCGACTGCGGTCCCTGAGCCCCGGCGTTGCAGCTGGGTGGTTGGTCAGATCGTGGTCCAGGCGTTGCAGCCCGTGGCTGAACGGCTCAATGCTGTTGATGGCGTTGAGTTTCACCTAATCGGGTTGCCGAGTCCCTATTGGGGGCAGGAGCAAGTGGTGACAGGACTGCTGACGGGACAGGATCTGCTCAGTGGCTTGCAGGGCCAAGAGCTAGGCGATGAGCTGCTGCTGCCATCGGTGATGTTGCGGCAGGGGGAGCCCGTCTTCCTGGACGACATGACCCTGGACGACTTGGCCGTGCAGCTGCCGGTCCCCATTCAGATCGTGCATGGGGCGGCTGACGTCGTGGACTCGGTTTTGGGTGCCGTAGGAAAAAGTCCCTAA
- a CDS encoding undecaprenyl-diphosphate phosphatase: protein MADPSASLNLVEACWRDLVLGVVQGLTEFLPISSTAHLKVVPELLGWGDPGVSVTAAIQLGSIAAVIAYFRTDLSQVLRGVSRAFRYGQWREPEARLGFAMVVGTLPILVIGLGIKFAWSQGYEQSPLRSIPSIAIVSIVMALLLALAEQVGARSKQLDVVLGRDGLLVGLAQALALLPGVSRSGSTLTAALFDGWQRADAARFSFLLGIPGITIAGLVELKDALAASPGNGPLPLLVGIGSAAVVSWLAIDWLLKFLQRNSTWLFVAYRLVFGLLLLVWWGVYGSH, encoded by the coding sequence ATGGCGGACCCCTCTGCATCCCTCAACCTGGTTGAGGCCTGCTGGCGTGATCTGGTGCTTGGAGTGGTCCAAGGACTCACTGAATTCCTGCCGATCAGCAGCACCGCCCATTTGAAGGTGGTTCCCGAGCTCTTGGGTTGGGGCGATCCGGGTGTTTCCGTGACAGCCGCCATTCAGCTGGGCAGCATCGCTGCTGTCATCGCCTACTTCCGCACTGATCTCAGCCAGGTGCTGCGGGGTGTCAGCCGCGCCTTTCGCTACGGCCAGTGGCGTGAACCTGAGGCGCGTCTCGGGTTCGCCATGGTGGTGGGCACCCTGCCGATCTTGGTCATCGGTTTGGGGATCAAATTCGCCTGGTCCCAGGGCTACGAACAGTCACCCCTGCGCAGTATTCCGTCGATTGCCATCGTTTCGATTGTGATGGCGCTGTTGCTGGCCCTGGCCGAACAGGTCGGTGCTCGAAGTAAGCAGCTTGATGTGGTTTTAGGCCGTGATGGCCTTCTGGTGGGCCTGGCCCAAGCACTTGCCTTGCTCCCGGGGGTGTCGCGTTCCGGCAGCACCCTTACGGCGGCCCTGTTCGACGGTTGGCAGCGTGCTGATGCAGCCCGCTTTTCCTTTCTTTTGGGCATTCCCGGTATCACCATCGCGGGTCTGGTGGAGCTCAAGGATGCTTTAGCCGCCAGCCCTGGCAACGGTCCTCTGCCGTTGCTGGTGGGCATTGGTTCGGCTGCAGTGGTGTCGTGGCTGGCAATCGATTGGTTGCTGAAGTTCTTGCAGCGCAACAGCACCTGGCTTTTTGTCGCCTACCGGCTGGTGTTCGGGCTGCTTTTACTGGTCTGGTGGGGCGTCTACGGCTCACACTGA
- a CDS encoding DUF3120 domain-containing protein, with protein MIGGTWQTSAPARSWSFPVARIAAAMVVLPVFLQAPWVRLNPFSATLFTGVLIAAGLVMHRSRSQTASDLGSLLVGFSGSWLAGCIFWGWLRAHPVLHLPVEAFALPVALGGLQGRWHLAATFYLSSLVGTACTDLAMAATGVMQFWPAVVTASLDQAPLLLHKAGTHLLQPLPLITLVISAVLVLSAGRRLNRNNSGFTGDAGSMAAAVLITTLWVDGLFLLTALLQPGLSGLIE; from the coding sequence TTGATCGGCGGCACCTGGCAAACCTCAGCCCCCGCTCGGTCGTGGTCCTTTCCCGTGGCCCGCATCGCAGCAGCCATGGTGGTGCTGCCGGTATTCCTGCAGGCGCCCTGGGTGCGCCTGAATCCGTTCTCGGCCACCCTGTTCACAGGCGTTCTGATTGCAGCCGGCCTGGTGATGCATCGGAGCCGCTCCCAGACGGCTTCCGACCTGGGTTCCCTGCTCGTGGGTTTCAGCGGCAGCTGGCTCGCGGGGTGCATTTTCTGGGGTTGGCTGCGGGCCCATCCCGTTCTGCACCTGCCAGTGGAAGCCTTTGCTCTGCCTGTGGCCTTGGGTGGTCTGCAGGGGCGCTGGCACCTGGCGGCAACGTTTTATTTGTCCTCCCTGGTGGGAACAGCTTGCACAGATCTGGCCATGGCGGCCACCGGTGTGATGCAGTTCTGGCCCGCAGTGGTGACGGCCTCCCTCGATCAAGCGCCACTGCTACTGCATAAAGCAGGGACGCATCTGCTCCAGCCCCTGCCTCTGATCACCCTGGTGATCTCAGCAGTCCTTGTGCTGTCGGCTGGGCGGCGCCTGAACAGGAACAACAGCGGTTTCACTGGTGATGCTGGATCCATGGCCGCTGCCGTTTTGATCACAACTCTTTGGGTTGATGGCTTGTTCCTGCTCACGGCCTTGCTGCAGCCGGGGCTCAGCGGCCTGATCGAGTGA
- the psbU gene encoding photosystem II complex extrinsic protein PsbU, with protein MKRLLSWLTGALVMASLMAGLVMPSSVYADDDLRNKYSGNEIRNIADDKIAARDGKVDLNNSSVRRFQQFPGMYPTMAGKIVLGGPYDSVDDVLSLDLTERQQELFAKYRDNFTVTPPSIALNEGDDRINDGQYR; from the coding sequence ATGAAGCGGCTTCTGAGCTGGCTGACCGGCGCATTGGTGATGGCGAGCCTGATGGCAGGCCTCGTGATGCCGAGCAGCGTCTACGCCGACGACGACCTTCGCAACAAGTATTCCGGTAATGAGATCCGCAACATCGCGGACGACAAAATTGCCGCACGGGACGGCAAGGTTGATTTGAACAACTCCTCCGTGCGTCGTTTCCAGCAATTCCCCGGGATGTACCCGACCATGGCTGGCAAGATCGTTCTGGGTGGCCCCTACGACAGCGTTGATGACGTGCTGTCTCTTGACCTCACCGAGCGTCAGCAGGAGCTGTTCGCGAAGTACCGCGACAACTTCACCGTCACCCCTCCCTCCATCGCTCTCAACGAAGGCGATGACCGCATCAATGACGGCCAATACCGTTAA
- the nadB gene encoding L-aspartate oxidase, with amino-acid sequence MAQPRCSDPIPSGPWDVVVIGAGAAGLMTCLDLPAELKVLLLNRNTGRRSSSRWAQGGIAAVTRNEDSAESHAEDTVLAGAGLCDGDAVRLLVQEAPHCVERLGQLGMAFDRDQDGLATTLEAAHSHRRVLHVQDRTGRALVDVLRDRVEQRPGLLHRRGVRVTQLLVRDGRCCGVQVLDGAHLHGIEARAVVLASGGGGHLFANTTNPAQACGEGIALAWQAGAAVEDLEFVQFHPTAIRLDDAPCFLISEAVRGEGGVLMDSLGGSPVAHLPQRDLSPRDQVSRALMQAMQRQQVKQMWLDFAAIPRDQAEQRFPTILDRCDELGLNPLERPIPVAPAAHYWMGGVATDLQAATTLPGLHAVGEVACTGLHGANRLASNSLMECLVFAHRLKEIELGPVPTALGSSTTQTLALGLNGSSSSQLIDAIEQLRQLCWQRAGVERSAAGLRQALGNVKAHEQQLEQQALLQALLRDDPCSPRLLAESSRRDLNLLLDLHHRLLTSRLMLEACLFRGESRGGHYRSDAPAPLPQWRQHSRQQRQRGIVTRAVRD; translated from the coding sequence ATGGCCCAGCCCCGCTGCTCTGACCCCATCCCCTCAGGTCCTTGGGACGTGGTGGTGATCGGTGCCGGAGCCGCTGGCTTGATGACCTGCCTTGATCTGCCTGCGGAGCTCAAGGTGTTGCTGCTCAATCGCAACACAGGGCGACGTTCCTCCAGCCGCTGGGCCCAGGGGGGCATCGCCGCGGTGACCCGCAATGAGGACAGCGCCGAAAGCCATGCGGAGGACACCGTTCTGGCTGGAGCAGGCCTTTGCGATGGTGATGCAGTGCGGCTGTTGGTGCAGGAGGCGCCGCATTGCGTGGAGCGCCTGGGGCAGCTGGGGATGGCCTTCGACCGGGATCAGGACGGTCTGGCCACCACCCTGGAAGCAGCCCACAGTCACAGACGAGTGCTGCATGTGCAGGACCGCACGGGGCGAGCCCTGGTGGATGTGCTGCGGGATCGTGTAGAGCAACGGCCGGGGTTACTGCATCGCCGCGGCGTTCGCGTGACGCAGCTGCTGGTGCGCGATGGGCGCTGTTGCGGCGTGCAGGTGCTGGATGGGGCTCATCTTCACGGCATCGAAGCCCGCGCAGTGGTGCTGGCCAGCGGAGGGGGGGGGCATCTGTTTGCCAACACCACCAATCCAGCCCAGGCCTGCGGCGAAGGCATCGCCCTCGCCTGGCAGGCGGGTGCAGCCGTGGAAGATCTGGAATTTGTTCAGTTCCATCCAACTGCCATCCGCCTGGATGACGCCCCCTGCTTTCTGATCTCCGAAGCCGTTCGTGGCGAAGGCGGGGTGCTGATGGATTCCCTGGGGGGCAGCCCTGTGGCCCACCTGCCCCAACGCGACCTCTCACCGCGAGACCAGGTGAGCCGTGCCTTGATGCAGGCCATGCAGCGGCAGCAGGTGAAACAGATGTGGCTCGACTTCGCCGCCATCCCGCGCGACCAGGCGGAGCAACGCTTCCCAACGATCCTGGACCGCTGCGACGAACTCGGACTGAATCCATTGGAACGGCCAATCCCCGTGGCACCAGCCGCCCATTACTGGATGGGAGGGGTGGCCACGGACCTGCAGGCCGCCACCACGCTGCCCGGGCTCCATGCCGTAGGGGAAGTGGCCTGCACAGGCCTGCATGGCGCGAACCGACTGGCCAGCAACTCCCTGATGGAATGCCTGGTGTTCGCCCATCGCCTCAAAGAGATCGAGCTCGGCCCTGTCCCAACGGCCCTCGGCAGCAGCACGACACAAACGCTTGCCTTGGGCCTCAACGGCAGCAGCAGTTCGCAGTTGATCGACGCCATCGAGCAGCTGCGGCAACTCTGCTGGCAACGGGCGGGGGTGGAACGATCCGCCGCTGGACTGCGCCAGGCCCTCGGCAACGTGAAAGCCCACGAACAACAGCTGGAGCAGCAGGCGCTGCTCCAGGCCCTGCTACGGGACGACCCCTGTTCTCCCAGGCTGTTGGCGGAAAGCAGCCGACGTGATCTGAACCTGTTGCTAGATCTCCACCACAGATTGCTGACCAGCCGTCTGATGCTGGAGGCCTGCCTGTTTCGGGGAGAAAGCCGGGGAGGCCACTACCGCAGCGATGCTCCTGCACCGCTGCCGCAATGGAGACAGCATTCCCGGCAACAACGGCAGCGGGGCATCGTCACCCGCGCCGTCCGGGACTGA
- a CDS encoding vitamin K epoxide reductase family protein, with amino-acid sequence MGTTRLVSRRRQDSGAKWARIAMAVLATAGLIDTGSITLKRWGLLGNLTCPMGADGCDKVLNSAWGTVFAGIPLSLVGVLAYGAVLLMALLPLLPGLQENKSDMSRRTWWGLFAVSLGMAVFSGVLLGVMLLKIQAFCFFCVLSAGLSLALLVLSIVGGGWDDLGQLAFRGGLLALAVLLGGLIWASVVDPNRPEAVASGSGVAPLVTTESTPASIALAEHLTSSSAVMYSAYWCPHCHEQKELFGKQASDQLKVVECAPDGENNQADLCRSKGLEGFPSWEINGSIDSGVKGLDTLAELSGYKGDTDF; translated from the coding sequence ATGGGCACCACCCGTCTCGTTAGCCGTCGCCGCCAGGATTCCGGGGCGAAATGGGCCCGCATCGCCATGGCCGTGCTGGCCACTGCAGGCCTGATCGACACCGGTTCGATCACCCTGAAGCGCTGGGGTTTGCTTGGCAACCTCACCTGCCCAATGGGGGCCGATGGTTGCGACAAGGTGCTCAACAGCGCCTGGGGGACGGTCTTCGCCGGGATCCCGCTGTCGTTGGTCGGTGTGCTGGCCTACGGCGCTGTGCTGCTGATGGCGCTGCTGCCCTTGTTGCCGGGCTTGCAGGAAAACAAGAGCGACATGTCCCGCCGCACCTGGTGGGGTCTGTTCGCCGTGTCCCTCGGTATGGCCGTTTTCAGCGGCGTGCTGCTGGGGGTGATGCTGCTCAAGATTCAGGCCTTCTGTTTCTTCTGCGTCCTCTCCGCTGGGCTCTCTTTGGCCTTGTTGGTTCTCTCCATCGTTGGTGGTGGTTGGGACGACTTGGGGCAGCTCGCGTTTCGCGGCGGTCTTCTGGCCTTGGCGGTGCTGTTGGGGGGCTTGATCTGGGCGTCCGTGGTGGATCCGAATCGGCCCGAGGCCGTGGCTAGTGGATCCGGCGTCGCACCGCTTGTCACCACCGAGAGCACACCAGCTTCGATCGCCTTGGCTGAGCACCTCACCAGCAGCAGCGCCGTGATGTACTCCGCCTATTGGTGCCCCCACTGCCACGAACAGAAGGAGCTGTTTGGCAAGCAGGCCTCGGATCAGTTGAAGGTGGTGGAGTGTGCGCCGGATGGTGAGAACAACCAGGCCGACCTGTGCCGCAGCAAGGGATTGGAGGGTTTCCCCAGTTGGGAGATCAACGGCAGCATCGATTCCGGGGTGAAAGGGCTCGACACCCTTGCGGAACTCAGCGGCTACAAGGGCGACACCGACTTCTGA
- the rimO gene encoding 30S ribosomal protein S12 methylthiotransferase RimO — translation MTSTPTKPTVAFAHLGCEKNRVDTEHMVGLLAEAGYGVSTDESDAAVVVVNTCSFIQDAREESVRTLVELAEQGKELIIAGCLAQHFQEELLESIPEAKAIVGTGDYQHIVDVLQRVEVGERVNRVSAVPTFVGDEHLPRQRTTDQAVAFLKVAEGCDYRCAFCIIPKLRGDQRSRPIESIVAEAHQLAAQGVQELILISQITTNYGLDLYGKPKLAELLRALGDVEIPWIRVHYAYPTGLTPDVLAAYREVPNVVPYLDLPLQHSHPEMLRAMNRPWQADVNDRLLDQIREQLPDAVLRTTLIVGFPGETEEHFQHLMGFLERQRFDHVGVFTFSPEDGTAAADLPDRVDPEVAQARKDALMALQQPISAERNSRWVGRTVDVLIEQHNPQTGEMIGRCARFAPEVDGEVRVQPGAEGQQAAPGSLVPVEITGADIYDLNGQMVGARAMVAAIRADA, via the coding sequence ATGACAAGCACCCCGACGAAACCGACGGTCGCCTTCGCCCACCTGGGCTGCGAGAAGAACCGGGTGGACACCGAACACATGGTGGGGCTGCTGGCAGAAGCCGGCTACGGCGTCAGCACCGATGAGAGCGATGCCGCCGTGGTGGTGGTGAACACCTGCAGCTTCATCCAGGACGCCCGCGAAGAATCGGTGCGCACCCTGGTGGAACTGGCGGAACAGGGCAAGGAATTAATCATCGCGGGATGCCTGGCCCAGCATTTCCAGGAGGAGTTGCTGGAGTCGATCCCTGAGGCCAAAGCCATCGTGGGAACCGGCGACTACCAGCACATTGTTGATGTGCTGCAACGGGTGGAAGTGGGGGAGCGGGTGAACCGCGTCAGCGCCGTGCCCACCTTTGTGGGCGACGAACACCTGCCCCGCCAGCGCACCACCGACCAGGCGGTGGCCTTCCTCAAAGTGGCCGAAGGCTGCGACTACCGCTGCGCCTTCTGCATCATTCCGAAGCTGCGGGGGGATCAGCGCAGCAGACCGATCGAATCAATCGTGGCCGAAGCCCATCAACTGGCAGCGCAGGGGGTGCAGGAGCTGATCCTTATCAGCCAGATCACCACCAACTACGGCCTCGACCTCTACGGCAAACCGAAACTGGCTGAGCTGCTGCGGGCCCTGGGGGACGTGGAGATTCCCTGGATCCGGGTGCATTACGCCTATCCCACTGGGCTGACGCCGGATGTGCTGGCGGCATACCGGGAGGTGCCCAATGTGGTGCCCTATCTGGATCTGCCGTTGCAGCACAGCCATCCGGAGATGCTGAGGGCGATGAACCGCCCCTGGCAGGCGGATGTGAACGACCGCCTGCTGGATCAGATCCGCGAGCAACTCCCCGATGCGGTGCTGCGCACCACGCTGATCGTGGGTTTCCCCGGTGAAACCGAGGAGCACTTTCAACACCTGATGGGCTTCCTCGAGCGTCAGCGCTTCGATCACGTAGGGGTGTTCACCTTCTCGCCGGAGGACGGCACGGCAGCAGCCGACCTGCCTGATCGTGTTGACCCTGAGGTGGCGCAGGCCCGAAAAGATGCCCTGATGGCATTGCAGCAGCCCATTTCGGCAGAACGGAACAGCCGCTGGGTGGGGCGCACCGTCGACGTGTTGATCGAACAGCACAACCCCCAGACCGGCGAGATGATCGGACGCTGCGCCCGCTTTGCCCCTGAAGTGGATGGTGAAGTGCGGGTGCAACCCGGCGCCGAGGGGCAGCAGGCCGCACCGGGCAGCCTGGTGCCGGTGGAGATCACCGGGGCTGACATCTATGACCTGAATGGACAGATGGTGGGAGCCCGAGCGATGGTTGCCGCGATCAGAGCGGATGCTTGA